A stretch of the Sulfurospirillum sp. UCH001 genome encodes the following:
- a CDS encoding putative hydro-lyase, producing MSPKELRAKIAKGEFTRPTAGECPGYIQMNMVALPREYAERFEAFANENSKAIPVLEVISKGHHSQILAPGADILNEIPKYNILRDGVLVETVTDITPYYTPDLVFFLIGCSFSFETALIENGMPLRHVDQQKNVAMYRTNIKLKPVGGFEGEMVVSMRPIKKEKVADACVVTSHFPRMHGSPIQVGYPEMIGIHDVAHPDYGDAIEIKNDEIPLFWPCGVTPQNVITSMKLPFAITHAPGHMFVTDKKDSEYYE from the coding sequence ATGTCTCCAAAAGAGTTACGCGCTAAAATTGCCAAGGGCGAATTTACAAGACCAACAGCGGGTGAATGCCCAGGGTATATTCAGATGAACATGGTAGCTTTGCCAAGAGAATATGCAGAGCGTTTTGAAGCATTTGCCAATGAAAACTCTAAAGCCATTCCTGTTCTTGAAGTGATTTCCAAAGGACATCATTCCCAAATCTTAGCACCCGGTGCTGACATTTTAAATGAGATACCAAAATACAATATTTTACGTGATGGTGTATTGGTGGAGACAGTTACAGACATCACACCATATTATACCCCTGATTTGGTCTTCTTTTTGATTGGCTGTAGCTTCTCATTTGAAACAGCACTCATTGAAAATGGTATGCCACTTCGTCATGTCGATCAACAAAAAAATGTTGCGATGTATCGAACAAACATCAAACTTAAACCTGTTGGCGGATTTGAAGGCGAAATGGTTGTAAGTATGCGCCCGATTAAAAAAGAAAAAGTTGCTGATGCATGTGTGGTTACCAGTCATTTTCCGAGGATGCACGGTTCACCGATACAAGTGGGTTATCCTGAGATGATTGGTATTCATGATGTTGCTCATCCTGATTATGGTGATGCGATAGAGATCAAAAATGATGAAATACCGTTATTCTGGCCATGTGGCGTAACACCTCAAAATGTCATCACCAGTATGAAACTTCCTTTTGCAATCACTCATGCACCAGGACATATGTTCGTCACCGATAAAAAAGA
- the trxC gene encoding thioredoxin TrxC, which yields MKVICPSCLATNNVPKLEVYKKANCGKCKASLLDPHPVALTSDNLEAVLESTDVPVIVDFWAPWCGPCKMFAPIFEQAARAYPLRVLFAKVDTEAEQFLASRFKIRSIPTLIVFKDGQEIERVSGAMNDEGLDRFVERFL from the coding sequence ATGAAAGTTATTTGTCCCTCTTGCCTTGCAACCAATAATGTTCCAAAACTAGAAGTTTATAAAAAAGCCAACTGTGGAAAATGTAAAGCTTCTTTGCTTGATCCCCATCCTGTAGCACTTACAAGTGACAATCTTGAAGCAGTACTAGAGAGTACAGATGTTCCTGTTATCGTCGATTTTTGGGCACCTTGGTGTGGACCGTGTAAAATGTTTGCACCTATCTTCGAGCAGGCAGCACGTGCCTACCCTCTTCGTGTGTTGTTCGCTAAAGTCGATACTGAAGCAGAACAATTCCTTGCTTCTCGCTTTAAAATTCGCTCTATTCCTACACTCATTGTCTTTAAAGATGGACAAGAGATTGAGCGTGTATCGGGCGCTATGAATGATGAAGGCTTGGATAGATTTGTGGAGAGGTTTTTATAA
- a CDS encoding EAL domain-containing protein, with the protein MGHSVGKEQEQKEKIKLLSRELRMVQKNLVEQFYTDPLTRLPNLYKLRHDLEELSEFTLIIANIDNFKLLNDFYGFVVGDFILESFAKTLKIELQEVAVYRIAGDEFAILLHERMSFYLLKNYLTHLSKQLTHLRYAYAQTEIYVDCTLSSSASFSNDDIFSKVSMALKYAKKEQLKFWIYEDTMNFSQEYESNLKYATKVRKAIVDYSGIVPYFQPIIDNASNEIIKFEALSRLVDEEGVIHSPHNFIPIAKMIKVYDKITMTIIDKSFKVFETHPYDFSINLSFEDIINQEIYDFIIRKLRDSNMGHRVTFELLESEKVNDFNKVVHFFNEIKRYGAKVAIDDFGSGFSNFSYIIKLNPDFIKIDGSLIKDIDKDKNAQIVVETIVNFSKKLGIKTVAEFVHSSTVLSTVKQLGIDYSQGYFIDMPSPQIVT; encoded by the coding sequence ATGGGACATAGCGTGGGAAAAGAGCAAGAGCAAAAAGAGAAGATCAAGCTTTTATCGCGTGAACTTCGTATGGTGCAAAAAAATCTTGTAGAACAGTTTTATACAGACCCTCTTACGCGCCTTCCAAATCTTTATAAATTGCGACATGATCTCGAAGAGCTAAGCGAATTTACACTCATTATTGCCAATATCGATAATTTTAAACTTCTAAATGATTTTTACGGTTTTGTTGTAGGTGATTTTATCTTAGAGTCATTTGCCAAAACACTTAAAATTGAGCTTCAAGAGGTTGCGGTTTACCGTATTGCTGGCGATGAATTTGCCATTTTGTTGCATGAAAGAATGAGCTTTTATCTACTGAAAAATTATCTTACACATCTTTCAAAACAGTTGACACATCTTAGATATGCCTATGCTCAAACGGAGATTTATGTGGACTGCACACTCTCATCCAGTGCGAGTTTTTCAAATGACGATATTTTCTCTAAAGTGAGCATGGCGCTTAAGTACGCTAAAAAAGAGCAGTTGAAGTTTTGGATCTATGAAGATACAATGAACTTTTCACAAGAGTATGAGAGCAACCTCAAGTATGCGACAAAAGTGCGCAAAGCCATTGTAGATTATTCGGGTATTGTGCCGTATTTTCAGCCGATTATCGACAATGCCAGCAATGAAATTATCAAATTTGAAGCGCTTTCGCGTCTTGTCGATGAAGAGGGTGTCATTCATTCTCCACACAATTTTATACCCATTGCAAAGATGATAAAAGTGTATGACAAGATTACAATGACGATCATCGACAAAAGCTTTAAAGTCTTCGAGACACACCCTTATGACTTTAGTATCAACCTCTCTTTTGAAGATATCATTAACCAAGAGATATACGATTTTATTATCCGAAAACTCCGTGATTCCAATATGGGACATCGTGTTACCTTTGAGCTTTTAGAGTCTGAAAAAGTCAATGACTTTAACAAAGTTGTTCATTTTTTCAATGAGATAAAACGCTATGGCGCTAAAGTAGCGATAGATGACTTTGGAAGTGGTTTTTCCAACTTCTCTTATATCATTAAACTCAATCCTGATTTTATCAAGATTGATGGAAGCCTTATCAAAGACATTGACAAAGATAAAAACGCGCAGATCGTTGTTGAAACGATTGTAAACTTTTCTAAGAAACTGGGCATCAAAACCGTTGCGGAGTTTGTCCACTCCAGTACCGTACTTTCTACGGTTAAACAGCTTGGCATTGACTATTCGCAAGGCTATTTTATCGATATGCCTTCGCCTCAAATTGTGACCTAA
- a CDS encoding DUF4392 domain-containing protein, which translates to MSNFHTIEEIVLQHSTRNMDKIQAHFPNEHTKKAVNAFLKLEKGVVFIYTGFYVAGFAETDGPLGAYFLAKAFEKLGYMPVIITDHFCDDYFPDIKTLYIPLEGLSNEESSMILNTYKPICHLSIERCGQNAEGRYLNARGVDIKEFTAPVDELFKKGSQIAPSFGIGDGGNEVGMGSFAEVLKNKELFYDYCVIPCDYPMIASVSNWGGYGFIAELERVLHIEVLPRFEEVEKYLAFIVSKGSVDGIKRESVMSVDGKEWELEPKILQALKDYATKG; encoded by the coding sequence ATGAGCAATTTTCATACTATCGAAGAGATCGTTCTCCAACACTCTACGCGCAATATGGACAAAATTCAAGCACATTTTCCCAATGAACATACCAAAAAAGCTGTCAATGCTTTTCTAAAACTCGAAAAAGGTGTTGTTTTCATTTATACAGGCTTTTATGTTGCAGGTTTTGCCGAAACCGATGGTCCATTGGGTGCTTATTTTTTAGCGAAAGCATTTGAAAAATTGGGCTACATGCCTGTTATTATTACCGATCATTTTTGTGATGACTATTTTCCAGATATTAAAACGCTCTACATTCCGCTTGAAGGCTTAAGCAATGAAGAGAGCTCTATGATTTTAAATACCTACAAACCCATTTGTCATCTTTCCATTGAGCGCTGCGGTCAAAATGCTGAAGGGCGTTATCTAAACGCCAGAGGCGTTGATATCAAAGAGTTTACAGCACCTGTGGATGAACTCTTTAAAAAGGGAAGCCAAATCGCTCCTAGTTTTGGCATAGGCGATGGTGGCAATGAAGTAGGCATGGGAAGCTTTGCGGAAGTCCTTAAAAATAAAGAGCTTTTTTATGACTACTGTGTCATTCCTTGTGACTACCCCATGATTGCTTCCGTCTCTAATTGGGGTGGGTATGGGTTCATCGCAGAACTTGAACGTGTTTTGCATATAGAAGTGTTACCCCGTTTTGAAGAAGTTGAAAAATACCTCGCCTTCATCGTCAGCAAAGGCTCAGTTGATGGCATCAAACGAGAGTCTGTCATGTCAGTTGATGGTAAAGAGTGGGAGTTAGAACCCAAAATTCTTCAAGCACTTAAAGATTATGCGACGAAAGGATAA
- a CDS encoding dienelactone hydrolase family protein codes for MKNILVATLMLFLATVGFAKEHAVTYELDGKVYEGYYSTPSDNAPLVFIIHDWDGLNAYEMKRAKMLNTLGYGAFAIDLFGKDVKPVTLEEKKALTNALYNDRAKMQKLLNASYQAAKKEGANVTNAIGIGYCFGGAALLEMARMGTPLKGFASFHGGLATPSGEDYKQTKGFVLILHGTADESVSMDEFATLAKELEKTGVKHEMIAYSGAPHAFSVFGTERYREDADKKSWRRLVEFLDETLSK; via the coding sequence ATGAAAAATATTTTAGTTGCAACCCTAATGTTGTTCCTTGCTACAGTGGGTTTTGCAAAAGAACACGCTGTAACATATGAATTGGATGGCAAAGTGTATGAAGGCTATTACAGTACACCTTCAGACAATGCTCCGTTAGTTTTCATCATCCATGACTGGGATGGACTGAATGCTTATGAAATGAAACGTGCAAAAATGCTCAATACGTTAGGTTATGGTGCTTTTGCGATTGACCTTTTTGGGAAAGATGTGAAGCCTGTAACCCTAGAAGAGAAAAAGGCATTAACCAATGCCCTCTACAATGATAGAGCCAAAATGCAAAAACTTTTAAATGCCAGTTATCAAGCAGCAAAAAAAGAGGGTGCTAATGTGACCAATGCGATTGGTATAGGCTATTGTTTTGGTGGTGCCGCATTGTTAGAGATGGCACGAATGGGAACACCACTAAAGGGTTTTGCAAGTTTTCATGGAGGATTAGCAACTCCTAGTGGAGAAGATTATAAGCAGACAAAAGGTTTTGTGCTTATCTTGCATGGAACAGCCGATGAAAGTGTAAGTATGGATGAATTTGCAACCCTTGCGAAGGAGCTTGAAAAGACAGGTGTTAAGCATGAAATGATTGCATACAGTGGTGCACCTCATGCGTTTAGCGTCTTTGGCACAGAACGATACAGAGAGGATGCTGATAAAAAATCGTGGAGAAGATTGGTTGAATTTTTAGATGAGACACTCTCAAAATAA